The proteins below come from a single Mycobacterium parmense genomic window:
- a CDS encoding HNH endonuclease signature motif containing protein: MTAGGIDDRDAITAAFDALDAALDGVVGLGFDALTTPECLALLARCEKVRRRLPVPEHQLVNTLARQASTQELGAKLSHAIAERTLTSRADAARRIRDAAVLGPRRGLTGEPLPPVLAHTAAAQRDGRLGAEHVAVIRRFCQQLPAWVDQPTRDRAEADLARKGAQFRPEQLAGLADKLADCLNPDGNYSDVDRARRRGLILGKQQPDGMSALRGWLTPEARATLEAVWAKLAAPGMCNPLDDKPCVDGAASQQAIDRDGRSAGQRQHDALLAALRALLASGELGKHNGLPACIIVTTTLAELETAAGRGLTGGGSWLPMSDVIRLARHAHHYLAIFDRGKALALYHTKRLATPAQRIVLYGKDRGCTAPGCTAGGYYCEVHHVIPYAERRTTDINQLTFACGPQHGIVQPGGWRTRKNRDGDTEWIPPPHLDHGQPRTNTFHHPEKLLRDEDDEEDENPGAA; the protein is encoded by the coding sequence ATGACTGCGGGCGGGATCGACGATCGGGACGCGATCACCGCAGCCTTCGACGCGCTGGATGCCGCGCTCGACGGGGTGGTGGGGTTGGGGTTCGACGCGCTGACCACCCCCGAGTGCCTGGCGTTGTTGGCGCGCTGCGAGAAGGTCCGCCGACGGCTGCCGGTGCCCGAGCATCAGCTCGTCAACACCCTGGCCCGCCAGGCCAGCACGCAAGAGCTGGGCGCCAAACTGTCCCACGCGATCGCCGAGCGGACGCTGACCAGCCGCGCCGATGCCGCCCGCCGCATCCGCGACGCCGCCGTCCTGGGACCCCGACGCGGCCTGACCGGCGAGCCGCTGCCGCCCGTGCTGGCCCACACCGCCGCCGCGCAGCGCGACGGGCGCCTCGGTGCCGAGCACGTCGCGGTCATCCGCCGCTTCTGCCAGCAGTTGCCGGCCTGGGTCGACCAACCCACCCGTGATCGCGCCGAGGCCGACTTGGCGCGCAAGGGCGCACAGTTTCGTCCCGAACAACTGGCCGGCCTGGCCGACAAGCTGGCCGACTGCCTCAACCCCGACGGCAACTACAGCGATGTCGACCGGGCGCGGCGCCGCGGGCTGATCCTGGGCAAGCAGCAACCCGACGGCATGTCGGCGCTGCGTGGCTGGCTGACTCCCGAGGCCCGCGCCACGCTGGAGGCGGTGTGGGCCAAGCTCGCCGCCCCCGGAATGTGCAACCCGCTCGACGACAAGCCCTGCGTGGACGGCGCGGCCTCACAACAGGCCATCGACCGAGACGGCCGCTCGGCCGGCCAACGTCAGCACGACGCACTGCTGGCCGCCCTGCGCGCCCTGCTCGCCTCCGGCGAACTTGGCAAGCACAACGGATTACCGGCCTGCATCATCGTCACCACCACCCTGGCCGAACTCGAAACCGCCGCCGGGCGCGGCCTCACCGGCGGCGGCTCTTGGCTGCCAATGAGCGACGTCATCCGCCTGGCCCGCCATGCCCATCACTACCTGGCCATCTTCGACCGGGGCAAAGCCCTGGCGCTGTACCACACCAAACGCCTGGCCACCCCCGCCCAGCGAATCGTGCTCTACGGCAAGGATCGCGGCTGCACCGCGCCCGGCTGCACCGCCGGCGGCTACTACTGCGAAGTCCACCACGTAATCCCCTACGCGGAGCGCCGCACCACCGACATCAACCAACTCACCTTCGCCTGCGGACCCCAGCACGGCATCGTCCAACCCGGCGGCTGGCGCACCCGCAAAAACCGCGACGGGGACACCGAATGGATTCCACCGCCCCATCTCGACCATGGTCAACCGCGGACCAACACGTTCCACCACCCGGAGAAGCTGCTGCGCGACGAAGACGACGAAGAGGACGAAAATCCAGGCGCGGCATAG
- a CDS encoding metal-dependent hydrolase gives MTNLQVRRVRFDLGGDDVPFNWHPQRPAFAMQCNLITFFAPGFEKLIVDATREAIPLMRDPRQAEEANAYLRQEAQHSAAHMSHFRALARRWPGLHETMDQVIASYDRLTATKPLAWRLAYTAVIENTFTPYFKVFLDHQDKLFEPGDERVASLFLWHFVEEIEHRSSALMVYDAVHGDFLYRVRTIGAVLRHIGEVLSIVSRGFQEHVPAADGGDYGRLLPCGWSPRSLINALSASRSLTGPGQATYAGVPRREIFDMVVGLVRSQAPGHDPARQRLPEFAGRWFDRYAQEPRSAARWYSIGAAGP, from the coding sequence ATGACGAATCTGCAAGTGCGTCGGGTGCGCTTCGACCTCGGCGGCGACGATGTGCCGTTCAACTGGCATCCCCAACGCCCCGCGTTCGCGATGCAGTGCAACCTGATCACGTTCTTCGCGCCCGGCTTCGAGAAACTCATCGTCGACGCCACCCGCGAGGCGATCCCGCTGATGCGCGACCCGCGACAAGCCGAAGAGGCCAACGCCTACCTACGTCAGGAGGCGCAGCACTCGGCGGCCCACATGAGCCACTTTCGTGCGCTCGCCCGGCGTTGGCCCGGGCTGCACGAGACGATGGACCAGGTTATCGCGTCCTACGACCGACTCACCGCCACAAAGCCGTTGGCGTGGCGGCTGGCCTACACGGCCGTCATCGAGAACACCTTCACGCCCTACTTCAAGGTCTTCCTCGACCATCAGGACAAGCTCTTCGAGCCGGGCGACGAGCGCGTCGCGTCCCTGTTTCTCTGGCATTTCGTCGAGGAGATCGAGCATCGCAGCTCGGCCTTGATGGTTTACGACGCGGTGCACGGCGACTTCCTGTACCGGGTCAGGACCATCGGCGCGGTGCTCAGGCACATCGGCGAAGTGCTGTCGATCGTTTCTCGCGGTTTCCAGGAGCACGTGCCCGCAGCCGACGGCGGCGACTACGGCCGACTCCTTCCGTGCGGCTGGTCGCCGCGGTCCCTGATCAACGCGTTATCCGCTTCCCGGTCGCTGACCGGGCCGGGACAGGCCACCTATGCCGGCGTGCCCCGGCGGGAGATTTTCGACATGGTGGTCGGGTTGGTGCGATCGCAGGCACCGGGCCACGACCCGGCCCGCCAACGCCTCCCGGAATTCGCCGGCAGATGGTTTGACCGCTACGCGCAGGAGCCGAGAAGCGCTGCCCGCTGGTATTCGATCGGCGCGGCCGGGCCGTAG
- a CDS encoding N-acyl-D-amino-acid deacylase family protein, giving the protein MSFDVVIKNGRYFDGTGGPSAVRNVGIRGGHVAAVTEEPIEGAEEIDASGQWVLPGLIDIHTHYDIELLDAPGLAESLRHGVTTIVVGSCSISTVHVDGVDAGDLFGRVEAIPRDHVIATIERHKDWSNAEEYVRAVEARPLGPNVTAFIGHSDMRTAVMGLDRATTKRDQPTRSELARMERWLVEALDAGFIGLSSQQLLFDRLDGDVCRSRTLPSTYVKRREMRRLTRLVRRRGRVLQSGPDIQHPGRVAAQLARSIGGLRRPLKMSLLAAADAKSNPIGYLILSSAARIVNKLGGDFRWQHLPVPFEVYGDGIDLVIFEELGAGAAALHLRDEVERNELMRDEQYRRRFRREYDNRFAIGAWHRDFFDADIVSCPDPSVIGKTFGQIGLDRGLHPVDAFLDLVLEHGRALRWRTVISNHRPKVLKRLAVDPGVQVGFSDAGAHLRNMAFYNSGLCLLRHVHQSAAAGAEFMTVEHAVHRLTGELADWYSLDAGHLRVGDRADVAVIDPAHLDESLSAYAEECVEHYGGLSRMVNRNDDTVTAVLVGGRTVFRNGLPTDLVGTVRTGSFLRAGRKIAAPPVASMAASGG; this is encoded by the coding sequence ATGAGTTTCGACGTGGTGATCAAGAACGGCCGGTACTTCGACGGGACGGGTGGCCCGTCGGCGGTGAGAAACGTCGGCATCCGCGGCGGCCACGTCGCGGCGGTCACCGAGGAACCGATCGAGGGTGCCGAGGAGATCGATGCGTCCGGTCAGTGGGTGCTGCCCGGTTTGATCGACATCCACACCCACTACGACATCGAGCTCCTCGATGCCCCGGGCCTGGCGGAATCGCTGCGGCACGGCGTCACCACCATCGTCGTCGGATCGTGCTCGATCTCGACCGTGCACGTCGACGGCGTCGACGCGGGCGACCTGTTCGGCCGTGTCGAGGCGATCCCGCGCGATCATGTCATCGCGACGATCGAGCGCCACAAGGACTGGTCCAATGCCGAGGAGTACGTCCGCGCCGTCGAGGCCCGTCCGCTCGGACCGAACGTGACCGCGTTCATCGGCCACTCCGACATGCGCACCGCCGTCATGGGACTGGATCGCGCAACCACCAAGCGCGACCAACCGACAAGGAGCGAGCTTGCTCGGATGGAGCGCTGGCTCGTCGAGGCACTCGACGCGGGCTTCATCGGCCTGTCGTCCCAACAACTGCTCTTCGACCGACTCGACGGCGACGTGTGTCGTTCCCGCACGCTGCCCTCCACCTACGTCAAGCGGCGGGAGATGCGCCGGCTCACCCGGCTGGTGCGAAGGCGGGGCCGCGTATTGCAGAGCGGGCCCGACATCCAGCACCCCGGGAGGGTTGCGGCGCAGCTCGCGAGATCTATCGGAGGGTTGCGCCGCCCGCTGAAAATGAGTCTCCTGGCGGCGGCCGACGCCAAATCCAATCCGATCGGGTACCTGATCTTGAGTAGCGCGGCCCGCATCGTCAACAAGCTAGGCGGAGACTTCCGCTGGCAGCACCTGCCGGTGCCGTTCGAGGTCTACGGCGACGGCATCGACCTGGTGATCTTCGAGGAGCTGGGCGCCGGGGCCGCGGCGCTGCACCTGCGCGATGAGGTCGAACGCAACGAGTTGATGCGAGACGAGCAGTACCGCCGCCGGTTCCGCAGGGAGTACGACAACAGGTTCGCCATCGGGGCCTGGCACCGCGACTTCTTCGACGCCGACATCGTTTCGTGCCCGGACCCGTCGGTGATCGGCAAGACGTTCGGCCAGATCGGGCTCGACCGCGGGCTGCACCCCGTCGACGCATTCTTAGACCTGGTTCTCGAGCACGGCCGCGCGCTGCGGTGGCGCACCGTCATCTCCAACCATCGGCCCAAGGTGCTCAAGAGGCTGGCCGTCGACCCCGGCGTTCAGGTCGGCTTCTCCGACGCCGGCGCGCACCTGCGCAACATGGCCTTCTACAACAGCGGGTTATGCCTGCTGCGCCACGTCCACCAGAGCGCCGCGGCCGGTGCCGAGTTCATGACGGTCGAGCACGCCGTGCATCGTTTGACGGGCGAGTTGGCCGACTGGTATTCCCTGGACGCGGGTCATCTGCGCGTCGGTGACCGGGCGGACGTCGCGGTGATCGATCCCGCGCACCTGGACGAGTCGTTGAGTGCCTACGCCGAGGAATGTGTCGAGCACTATGGCGGACTGAGCCGCATGGTCAACCGCAACGACGACACGGTGACGGCCGTTCTTGTCGGCGGCCGGACGGTCTTCCGCAACGGGCTACCCACCGATCTGGTCGGAACAGTGCGGACGGGCAGCTTCCTGCGTGCCGGGAGGAAGATCGCGGCGCCGCCGGTCGCGTCGATGGCGGCTTCCGGCGGATGA
- a CDS encoding nuclear transport factor 2 family protein yields MTEVSEVAVEDVVLGLWQALSRRDWDAVKTFLADDCLYVDMPVPALSARGPDDIVKRLKMGLEPLAGYQNHQGVLVSNGSDVIYEHSETWTFASGEQGVLRFVTVHKVDDGAITVWKDYWDFNSLVAFAPPNHFEALATADTSWVFDASELV; encoded by the coding sequence ATGACAGAGGTCTCTGAGGTCGCGGTCGAGGACGTCGTACTCGGGCTGTGGCAGGCACTCTCGCGGCGGGACTGGGACGCCGTCAAGACCTTCCTGGCCGACGACTGCCTGTACGTCGACATGCCGGTGCCCGCGTTGTCGGCGCGCGGCCCGGACGACATCGTCAAACGCCTCAAGATGGGTCTCGAGCCGCTCGCGGGCTACCAGAACCACCAAGGGGTGCTGGTGTCCAACGGCTCCGATGTCATCTACGAGCATTCGGAGACTTGGACGTTCGCCTCGGGCGAGCAGGGCGTGCTCAGGTTCGTCACCGTGCACAAGGTCGACGACGGCGCCATCACCGTGTGGAAAGACTACTGGGACTTCAACAGCCTGGTCGCCTTCGCGCCCCCGAATCACTTCGAGGCGCTCGCGACCGCGGACACCAGCTGGGTGTTCGACGCGTCAGAGTTGGTCTGA
- a CDS encoding cytochrome P450, with amino-acid sequence MKERLHWLAMHGFIRGVAAVGARRGDMQSRLIADRRVAADPVPFYEQLRAQGTLVKGRVNYLTTDHSLAHELLRSEDFRVVNMGSNLPAPLRWLEQRTRDNLLHPLRAPSLLAVEPPDHTRYRKTVSAVFTPRAVAALRDRVKHTADELLDQLAGQAGVVDVVGRYCSQLPVAIISDILGVPEQDRPRVLEFGELAAPSLDIGLPWRQYRTVQEGIEGFNFWLADHLRQLRQDPSDDSLMSQLIRTAESGSAETRLDDVELHAIAGLVLAAGFETTVNLLGNGIRMLLDCPEHLDTLRRRPDLWPNAVEEILRLDSPVQLTARVARKDVEVAGMTIARGDLVVVYLAAANRDPSVFPDPHRFDIERPNAGKHLAFSGGRHFCLGAALARAEGEVGLRTFFDRFPGARAAGTGSRRDTRVLRGWSSLPVVLGPARSMARVDG; translated from the coding sequence GTGAAAGAACGACTGCACTGGCTTGCGATGCACGGGTTCATTCGTGGCGTCGCGGCCGTCGGGGCGCGGCGCGGGGACATGCAGTCCCGGCTGATCGCCGATCGGAGGGTGGCCGCCGACCCGGTGCCGTTCTACGAGCAGCTGCGGGCCCAGGGCACCCTGGTGAAGGGCCGCGTCAACTACCTGACCACCGACCACTCGCTGGCCCACGAGCTGCTCCGGTCCGAGGACTTCCGCGTGGTCAACATGGGCTCGAACCTGCCGGCGCCGCTGCGCTGGCTGGAGCAACGCACGCGCGACAACCTGCTGCACCCGCTGCGTGCGCCGTCGCTGCTCGCCGTCGAACCGCCGGATCACACCCGCTACCGCAAGACCGTGTCGGCGGTGTTCACGCCCCGCGCCGTCGCCGCACTGCGCGACCGGGTGAAGCACACCGCGGATGAGCTGCTGGATCAGTTGGCGGGCCAGGCCGGAGTCGTCGACGTCGTCGGGCGGTACTGCTCGCAACTTCCCGTCGCGATCATCAGCGACATCCTGGGGGTGCCCGAGCAGGACCGGCCCCGGGTCCTGGAGTTCGGCGAGCTGGCCGCCCCGAGCCTGGACATCGGGCTGCCGTGGCGGCAGTACCGCACCGTCCAGGAAGGCATCGAGGGGTTCAACTTCTGGCTGGCCGACCACCTGCGCCAGCTGCGGCAGGACCCCAGCGACGACAGCCTGATGAGTCAGCTCATTCGGACGGCCGAAAGTGGTTCTGCCGAAACACGTCTCGACGATGTTGAACTCCACGCGATCGCCGGCCTGGTGCTGGCGGCGGGATTCGAGACCACGGTCAACCTGCTGGGCAACGGGATTCGCATGTTGCTGGACTGCCCGGAGCATCTGGACACGCTGCGCCGGCGTCCCGACTTGTGGCCCAACGCGGTAGAGGAGATCCTGCGGCTGGACTCGCCGGTGCAGTTGACCGCGCGGGTGGCCCGAAAGGACGTCGAGGTGGCGGGCATGACGATCGCCCGTGGCGATTTGGTGGTGGTGTATCTGGCCGCCGCCAACCGGGACCCGTCGGTATTCCCCGACCCGCACCGCTTCGACATCGAAAGGCCCAACGCCGGAAAGCATCTCGCGTTCTCCGGGGGCCGGCATTTCTGCCTGGGGGCCGCCCTCGCGCGCGCCGAGGGCGAGGTGGGGCTACGCACTTTCTTCGACCGTTTCCCCGGCGCGCGAGCCGCGGGCACCGGAAGCAGGCGGGACACGCGGGTGTTGCGGGGCTGGTCGTCGCTGCCGGTGGTGCTGGGGCCGGCGCGGTCGATGGCCCGGGTCGACGGCTGA
- a CDS encoding alpha/beta fold hydrolase yields the protein MTALAWGPRDGRLALCVHGFPDSAHSWRYIAPMLAARGFRVVAPFMRGYAPTGPAPDGDYHLGALMSDLVDLHAHLGGSADAVLIGHDWGAFAAHGLAAFGGSPFGTHIAMAVPPIRAIDNSRRGVAQNLRMVAVQLRRSWYVLFFQIPLLPERVLRRVIPRLWKDWSPPGADVRDGVATALAALPTLAHRRAAVAYYRSMVRFTASAPQYAGLQRFRFKLPRAPLLVLLGEQDGAVQVGYLDGVIDALPPGSRVRTLAGAGHFLQIDEPAAVGAAVLEYLKID from the coding sequence ATGACGGCCCTGGCCTGGGGACCACGAGACGGCCGGCTGGCGCTGTGCGTCCACGGCTTCCCCGACAGCGCGCACAGCTGGCGCTATATCGCACCTATGTTGGCTGCCAGGGGATTTCGCGTTGTGGCGCCGTTCATGCGGGGTTATGCGCCCACCGGCCCGGCCCCGGACGGCGACTATCATCTGGGCGCGCTGATGAGCGACCTCGTCGATCTGCACGCCCATCTCGGGGGGTCCGCCGACGCCGTGCTGATCGGACACGACTGGGGCGCCTTCGCCGCCCACGGTCTGGCCGCCTTCGGCGGTTCGCCGTTCGGCACACACATCGCGATGGCGGTTCCGCCGATCCGCGCGATCGACAATTCGCGGCGGGGCGTGGCGCAGAATCTGCGGATGGTGGCGGTTCAGCTGCGCAGGAGCTGGTACGTCCTGTTCTTCCAGATACCGTTGCTACCGGAACGAGTGCTGCGGCGGGTGATCCCACGACTGTGGAAGGACTGGTCCCCACCGGGGGCCGACGTCCGCGACGGCGTGGCGACCGCGCTGGCCGCTCTGCCCACCCTCGCACACCGCAGGGCGGCGGTGGCGTACTACCGGTCGATGGTCCGGTTCACCGCTTCGGCACCGCAATACGCAGGGCTGCAGCGGTTCCGGTTCAAGCTGCCCCGCGCTCCGCTACTCGTGCTACTCGGCGAGCAGGACGGAGCGGTGCAGGTCGGGTATCTCGACGGGGTCATCGACGCGCTGCCCCCGGGCAGCCGCGTCCGCACCCTTGCGGGGGCCGGGCACTTTCTGCAGATCGACGAGCCGGCGGCGGTGGGCGCGGCCGTCCTCGAGTACCTGAAGATCGACTGA
- a CDS encoding flavin-containing monooxygenase has protein sequence MSDSAFDNSATQGVAEVNPLLGLPFDDPDDVIREAVAEASVPALLMSMVHMTGDMGLLDELPGPLLLVAMDLQGAMSEPDKQKVRDRAVEVIRDYRDRGCPPPFMPDRGQMRVMLDVMSAGTVTEELVDYVAADLRFSDADQCGPALASTPEQRGAFPVVVIGCGEAGLLAGIKLKEAGVPFTIVEKQSAVGGTWLANRYPGCRVDIANQYYAYSFEPTDHWTHYYSEQPEILGYLQGVAAKHDILPHVRFDTAVTGATWEEQSATWRVTIRGEDRRTGVLTARAVICAVGQFSNPVIPDIKGANSFRGPSFHTADWRADVDLTGKRVAVIGAGASGFQLVPAIADSTRRVDVYQRTPQWMAPNPLYHAAIPDGARWAIRHLPYYGRWLRFVSWWPIADALDEQVRIDPEWDDGGLSCNESNRAIREMFIAWMRVFCADEQLLAKVTPNYPPMGKRTLQDNGTWLMTLQREDVELITERIAEVTSDGVVTVDGVHRHADVLVWATGFDVNHQLGPVNVRGVDGIELNAAWGDSAYAYLGITVPGFPNFFCMYGPGTNAVNGASIIYNSECQMRYIMGCIDMVLAGGFGSVMPRAEVCDDYNRRSRERLSQMVYSHPAVTSSYYRNASGGLPTLYGFRIFDYWRWTNRPNPDDYELRPAAGPFGNA, from the coding sequence ATGAGTGACTCCGCGTTCGACAACTCCGCAACCCAGGGTGTGGCGGAGGTCAACCCGTTGCTCGGGCTGCCGTTCGATGATCCCGACGACGTCATTCGAGAGGCGGTGGCCGAAGCGAGCGTTCCTGCCCTGTTGATGTCGATGGTGCACATGACCGGTGACATGGGTCTGCTGGACGAGCTGCCCGGCCCGTTGCTGCTCGTCGCCATGGACCTGCAGGGCGCGATGAGCGAGCCGGACAAGCAGAAGGTGCGCGACCGCGCGGTGGAGGTGATCCGCGACTACCGGGACCGGGGATGCCCGCCGCCGTTCATGCCGGACCGCGGGCAGATGCGGGTGATGCTCGACGTCATGTCGGCGGGCACCGTCACCGAGGAGTTGGTCGATTACGTCGCCGCGGATCTCCGTTTCAGCGACGCCGACCAGTGCGGACCGGCGCTGGCGTCGACGCCTGAGCAGCGCGGTGCTTTCCCGGTGGTCGTCATCGGGTGCGGCGAGGCCGGCCTGTTGGCGGGAATCAAGCTGAAAGAGGCCGGCGTGCCGTTCACGATCGTGGAGAAGCAGTCGGCGGTGGGCGGTACGTGGCTGGCCAACCGCTACCCGGGTTGCCGGGTCGACATCGCCAATCAGTACTACGCCTACTCGTTCGAACCCACCGACCACTGGACGCATTACTACTCCGAGCAGCCCGAGATCCTGGGCTATCTGCAGGGCGTCGCCGCCAAGCATGACATCCTCCCCCACGTCCGTTTCGACACCGCGGTGACCGGCGCAACGTGGGAGGAACAATCGGCGACCTGGCGCGTGACGATCCGGGGCGAAGACCGGCGGACCGGGGTGCTGACCGCGCGGGCCGTGATCTGCGCGGTCGGTCAGTTCAGCAACCCGGTGATTCCCGACATCAAGGGCGCCAACAGCTTTCGCGGGCCGTCCTTTCACACGGCGGACTGGCGCGCTGACGTCGACCTGACCGGGAAGCGAGTCGCGGTCATCGGCGCCGGCGCCAGCGGATTCCAGCTGGTGCCCGCCATCGCGGACTCGACCCGGCGGGTCGACGTGTACCAGCGCACTCCGCAGTGGATGGCGCCCAATCCGCTTTACCACGCGGCCATTCCGGACGGGGCCAGGTGGGCGATCCGCCACCTGCCGTACTACGGGCGGTGGTTGCGGTTCGTGTCGTGGTGGCCGATAGCCGACGCGCTCGACGAACAGGTGAGGATCGACCCCGAATGGGACGACGGCGGCCTGTCCTGCAACGAGTCGAACCGCGCGATCCGCGAGATGTTCATCGCGTGGATGCGCGTCTTCTGCGCGGACGAGCAGCTCCTGGCCAAGGTCACACCGAATTACCCGCCGATGGGCAAACGGACGTTGCAGGACAACGGAACCTGGCTGATGACCCTGCAGCGCGAGGACGTGGAGTTGATCACCGAGCGCATTGCGGAGGTCACCTCCGACGGTGTCGTCACCGTCGACGGTGTGCATCGTCACGCCGATGTCCTGGTGTGGGCCACGGGGTTTGACGTCAACCACCAACTGGGCCCGGTCAACGTGCGGGGGGTCGACGGAATCGAGCTGAACGCCGCCTGGGGCGATTCCGCGTACGCCTATCTGGGCATCACCGTGCCGGGGTTCCCGAACTTCTTCTGCATGTACGGGCCGGGAACCAACGCGGTCAACGGAGCCAGCATCATCTACAACTCGGAGTGCCAGATGCGCTACATCATGGGGTGCATCGACATGGTGCTGGCGGGTGGTTTCGGCTCGGTCATGCCACGGGCGGAGGTCTGCGACGACTACAACCGCCGCAGCCGGGAGCGGCTGAGCCAGATGGTGTACAGCCATCCCGCGGTCACCAGCAGCTACTACAGGAACGCTTCGGGCGGGCTGCCCACGTTGTACGGGTTTCGCATCTTCGATTATTGGCGGTGGACCAACCGCCCGAACCCCGACGATTACGAACTGCGGCCGGCGGCGGGTCCGTTCGGAAACGCTTGA
- a CDS encoding SRPBCC family protein, which produces MRVERRCVIGADRDAVWKIVGDPDRYPSFMTNLERWESSNDADPGVGARYTVHWKIGSVPVGGLIEVVEFDAGRDLAWVGITGVTVRGRIRLRGAGGGRTKVIFRLSYQAPGGLIGYVADRVAVRQVGRTLSQTLKNLKRLAES; this is translated from the coding sequence ATGCGCGTCGAACGCCGCTGTGTGATCGGCGCCGACCGCGACGCGGTGTGGAAGATCGTCGGCGACCCGGACCGCTACCCGTCGTTCATGACCAACCTCGAGCGGTGGGAATCGTCGAATGACGCCGACCCGGGAGTCGGCGCCCGCTACACCGTGCACTGGAAGATCGGTTCGGTGCCCGTCGGCGGGCTGATCGAGGTCGTCGAGTTCGACGCGGGCCGCGACCTGGCGTGGGTGGGCATCACCGGTGTCACCGTGCGCGGGCGGATTCGGCTGCGCGGCGCCGGCGGCGGACGGACGAAGGTGATCTTCCGGCTGTCGTACCAGGCGCCCGGCGGGCTGATCGGCTACGTCGCCGACCGGGTCGCCGTGCGGCAGGTGGGCCGCACCCTGTCGCAGACGCTGAAGAACCTGAAGCGGCTCGCCGAAAGCTGA
- a CDS encoding TetR/AcrR family transcriptional regulator, producing MVRRHGWSGNTPASDEEAITRILDAADKIIAEPGATLRIADVARLLGVTRQTVYRYFPGTEALLLATAMRSGDGFLDQLANHVRGETDAVAAVIEGLAFVIENLSQDERIRFMLSERSRGEKAPSLTSGTALSFSRSMLHRYEVDWRAAGFDEEALGGLAEFCLRILISFLADSSQATPAGATLRKFLARWVGPAVVYPQFAGAVESVGKVASARRSRRRSAS from the coding sequence GTGGTACGGCGCCACGGCTGGTCGGGCAACACGCCCGCCTCCGACGAGGAGGCGATCACCCGGATCCTCGATGCGGCCGACAAGATCATCGCCGAGCCAGGGGCGACACTGCGGATCGCCGATGTCGCGCGGTTGCTCGGCGTCACCCGTCAGACGGTGTACCGGTACTTCCCCGGGACCGAGGCGCTGCTGCTCGCCACCGCCATGCGCTCCGGAGACGGCTTCCTCGACCAGCTGGCCAATCACGTACGAGGTGAGACCGACGCGGTCGCTGCCGTGATCGAAGGCTTGGCGTTCGTGATCGAGAACCTGTCGCAAGACGAACGCATCCGCTTCATGCTGAGCGAGCGGTCGCGCGGCGAGAAAGCGCCCTCGCTGACCTCCGGCACAGCGCTGAGCTTCAGTCGCTCGATGCTGCACCGATATGAGGTGGACTGGCGGGCAGCGGGTTTCGACGAAGAAGCGCTTGGCGGGCTCGCCGAGTTCTGCCTGCGAATCCTGATCTCGTTCCTGGCCGACAGCAGCCAGGCCACCCCGGCGGGAGCGACTCTGCGCAAGTTCCTGGCGCGTTGGGTAGGGCCGGCCGTCGTCTACCCGCAGTTCGCCGGGGCCGTGGAATCGGTCGGCAAGGTCGCGTCGGCGCGGCGTTCGCGGCGCCGGTCCGCGTCGTGA
- a CDS encoding SRPBCC family protein, whose amino-acid sequence MTYGAPNPITTDEEREWYRLSMDVVCNVLCNQDFPMAQACQRGLEAGVTEVVFGRNEPALHHLAAARAQALGDGAKVAGVS is encoded by the coding sequence ATGACGTACGGAGCGCCGAATCCGATCACGACGGACGAGGAACGTGAGTGGTACCGCTTGTCGATGGACGTGGTGTGCAATGTGTTGTGCAATCAGGACTTTCCCATGGCTCAGGCCTGCCAGCGGGGGCTGGAGGCCGGCGTCACCGAGGTCGTGTTCGGTCGCAACGAGCCGGCGCTGCACCACCTCGCCGCGGCCCGGGCGCAGGCGCTGGGCGATGGCGCGAAAGTCGCGGGGGTGTCCTGA